The following are from one region of the Cloacibacterium normanense genome:
- the nuoH gene encoding NADH-quinone oxidoreductase subunit NuoH has product MDLILFKTILVVSLFALSMAVAAYSTWAERKVAAIMQDRIGPNRTWKFGLLQPLADGGKFFFKEDFIPEKAEKFLFFFGPGLVMFISLITGAVIPWGKSLNIGGQSFDLQVANLDVGVLYLMGMVSIGVYGIMIGGWASNNKYSLIGAIRASSQMISYELAMGLSLLAIIMMNSSLDLKVIAESQSGWYGMKWNIFFQPLAFIIFFVAALAECNRHPFDLPECETELVGGFHTEYSAMKLGLYMFGEYVNMFISSALITTLFLGSYNFPGLAWIGENWGENAAGIASILAFLAKTIAVILTFMWIRWTLPRFRYDQLMHLGWKSLIPLALVNLLVTGALVLLNQHYQWI; this is encoded by the coding sequence ATGGATTTAATACTTTTCAAAACAATACTTGTAGTATCACTTTTCGCCCTATCTATGGCTGTAGCAGCCTATTCTACTTGGGCAGAGAGAAAGGTGGCTGCCATTATGCAAGACAGAATTGGTCCCAACAGAACCTGGAAATTCGGTTTACTTCAGCCATTAGCTGACGGTGGAAAATTCTTCTTCAAAGAAGACTTTATCCCAGAAAAAGCAGAAAAATTCTTATTTTTCTTCGGGCCTGGTTTAGTAATGTTTATTTCACTTATTACCGGAGCTGTAATTCCTTGGGGAAAATCTCTAAATATTGGCGGACAATCTTTTGATTTACAAGTAGCCAATCTAGATGTAGGTGTTCTCTATTTAATGGGAATGGTTTCTATCGGTGTTTACGGAATTATGATTGGAGGCTGGGCTTCTAACAATAAATATTCATTAATCGGAGCAATTAGAGCTTCATCTCAAATGATTTCTTACGAATTAGCAATGGGGCTATCTCTATTGGCTATTATCATGATGAACAGTTCTCTAGACCTTAAGGTAATTGCAGAATCTCAAAGTGGATGGTATGGTATGAAATGGAATATTTTCTTCCAACCATTAGCATTTATCATCTTCTTTGTAGCTGCATTAGCAGAATGTAACCGACATCCTTTTGATTTGCCAGAATGTGAAACCGAATTAGTAGGAGGTTTCCATACAGAATATTCTGCAATGAAATTAGGATTATATATGTTTGGAGAATATGTAAATATGTTCATTTCTTCGGCATTAATCACTACCCTTTTCTTAGGAAGTTACAATTTCCCAGGATTAGCATGGATTGGTGAAAACTGGGGAGAAAATGCTGCTGGAATTGCAAGTATTTTAGCATTCTTGGCTAAAACCATTGCCGTAATCCTTACCTTTATGTGGATTAGATGGACTTTACCAAGATTTAGATATGACCAATTAATGCACCTTGGCTGGAAATCATTAATTCCGCTTGCATTAGTAAACTTGTTGGTAACTGGAGCTTTAGTTCTTTTGAACCAACATTATCAATGGATTTAA
- a CDS encoding 2Fe-2S iron-sulfur cluster-binding protein — protein MSEEIKKFKVTIDGQTTEVEPGTTILNAARQIGGKSVPPAMCYYSKLENSGGRCRTCLVEVSKGSEADPRPMPKLVASCRTTVMDGMEVKNLTSEKTQEARKAVTEFLLLNHPLDCPICDQAGECHLQDLGYEHGLQQTRNDFEKNTYDADDLGPNIKLNMNRCILCARCVLVANQLTNTREHGILFRGEHAEISTYLNKALDNDFIGNVIDVCPVGALTDRTARFASRVWFTKPVDATCTCSKCSGKAVLWMKGDEIVRVTARKDQYGEVEEFICNECRFEKKDVKHWNIEGPRHISRHSVISLNHYQKPEDAEVEKLEYETAKEISKKDNLE, from the coding sequence ATGAGCGAAGAAATTAAAAAATTTAAAGTAACCATTGACGGACAAACTACGGAAGTAGAACCAGGTACTACCATTCTAAACGCAGCGCGCCAGATTGGTGGAAAATCTGTTCCTCCGGCAATGTGTTATTACAGCAAATTAGAAAACAGTGGTGGTAGATGCAGAACTTGTTTAGTAGAAGTTTCTAAAGGTTCTGAAGCAGATCCTCGTCCTATGCCAAAATTAGTGGCAAGCTGTAGAACCACAGTAATGGACGGTATGGAAGTGAAAAACCTTACTTCTGAAAAAACGCAAGAAGCAAGAAAAGCCGTTACAGAATTCCTTTTACTCAATCACCCACTAGATTGCCCTATTTGTGACCAAGCTGGTGAATGTCACCTTCAAGATTTAGGTTACGAACATGGTCTTCAGCAAACCAGAAATGATTTTGAAAAAAATACGTATGATGCTGATGATTTAGGACCAAACATTAAGCTGAACATGAACAGATGTATCTTGTGTGCAAGATGCGTTTTGGTAGCTAACCAATTGACGAATACTCGTGAACACGGAATTCTTTTCAGAGGTGAGCATGCAGAAATCTCTACTTATCTTAATAAAGCTTTAGATAATGATTTTATTGGGAACGTAATAGACGTTTGTCCAGTAGGAGCATTAACAGATAGAACAGCAAGATTTGCAAGCAGAGTTTGGTTTACAAAACCAGTAGACGCTACTTGTACTTGTTCTAAATGTTCTGGTAAAGCAGTTCTTTGGATGAAAGGAGACGAAATCGTAAGAGTAACTGCCAGAAAAGACCAATACGGAGAAGTAGAAGAATTTATCTGCAACGAATGTAGATTCGAGAAAAAAGACGTAAAACACTGGAACATAGAAGGACCAAGACACATCAGCAGACATTCTGTAATTTCTCTAAACCACTATCAGAAACCAGAAGATGCTGAAGTGGAAAAATTAGAATATGAAACCGCTAAAGAAATTAGCAAAAAAGATAATTTAGAATAA
- the nuoF gene encoding NADH-quinone oxidoreductase subunit NuoF, whose product MSKKLLLKNAHIEGIRYFDTYREHGGYQSVEKALKMTPDQIVEEVKTSGLRGRGGAGFPTGMKWSFLAKPEGVPRYLVVNADESEPGTFKDRYLMEFIPHLLIEGMIIASYALGSNTSYIYTRGEYAWIPDILEQAIDEAKKAGFLGKNILGSGFDLEIYVQRGAGAYICGEETALLESLEGKRGNPRLKPPFPAVKGLWQCPTVVNNVETIAAVVPIIDITGAEYAKIGVGRSTGTKLISACGNINKPGVYEIDMTITVEEFIYSDEYCGGIPNGKKLKACIPGGSSVPIVPANLLLKTASGEPRYMNYESLSDGGFATGTMMGSGGFIVLDEDQCVVKHTMTLAHFYNHESCGQCTPCREGTGWMYKILKKIESGQGEMKDIDLLWDIQRKIEGNTICPLGDAAAWPVAAAIRHFRDEFEWHINNPECLTRNYGIAHYADPLPVVEKQ is encoded by the coding sequence ATGAGTAAAAAACTTTTACTTAAAAACGCACACATAGAAGGTATCAGATATTTTGATACTTACAGAGAACATGGAGGTTACCAGTCTGTAGAAAAAGCATTGAAAATGACTCCAGACCAAATTGTAGAAGAAGTAAAAACTTCTGGTCTTAGAGGTCGTGGTGGTGCTGGTTTCCCTACAGGAATGAAATGGAGCTTCCTAGCAAAACCAGAAGGTGTGCCTAGATATTTGGTTGTAAATGCAGACGAATCAGAACCTGGAACTTTCAAAGACAGATATTTGATGGAGTTTATTCCTCATCTTTTGATTGAAGGAATGATTATCGCATCTTATGCATTAGGTTCTAATACTTCTTACATCTACACCAGAGGAGAATATGCATGGATTCCAGATATTTTAGAACAAGCAATTGACGAAGCTAAAAAAGCAGGTTTCCTAGGGAAAAATATTTTAGGCAGTGGTTTCGATTTAGAAATCTATGTTCAGAGAGGAGCTGGTGCTTATATCTGTGGAGAAGAAACTGCACTTCTAGAATCACTAGAAGGAAAACGTGGAAATCCTAGATTAAAACCACCTTTCCCTGCGGTAAAAGGTCTTTGGCAATGTCCAACTGTGGTAAATAACGTAGAAACCATCGCTGCAGTAGTTCCAATTATAGATATTACAGGAGCAGAATACGCTAAAATTGGCGTAGGTCGTTCTACAGGTACTAAATTAATTTCCGCTTGCGGAAACATCAATAAACCAGGAGTTTACGAAATAGATATGACCATCACCGTAGAAGAATTTATCTACTCTGATGAATATTGTGGAGGAATTCCGAATGGTAAAAAATTAAAAGCATGTATTCCTGGAGGTTCTTCAGTTCCAATTGTTCCAGCAAATTTATTGCTTAAAACAGCTTCAGGCGAACCAAGATACATGAACTACGAATCTCTTTCTGATGGTGGTTTCGCTACAGGAACCATGATGGGTTCTGGTGGTTTCATTGTTTTAGATGAAGACCAATGTGTGGTAAAACACACCATGACCTTAGCTCATTTCTACAACCACGAAAGTTGCGGACAATGTACACCTTGCCGTGAAGGAACTGGATGGATGTATAAAATTCTGAAAAAAATAGAATCAGGACAAGGCGAAATGAAAGATATCGACTTGCTATGGGATATTCAGAGAAAAATTGAAGGAAATACCATTTGTCCATTAGGAGATGCAGCAGCTTGGCCTGTAGCAGCAGCAATTCGTCATTTTAGAGATGAATTCGAATGGCATATCAATAATCCAGAATGCTTAACCAGAAATTATGGAATTGCACATTATGCAGATCCACTTCCGGTAGTTGAAAAACAATAA
- a CDS encoding DUF3226 domain-containing protein encodes MENIRIFCEGVSDQRFLRDFIFLNYDIEISDKQLKKNEIIHNLGGWTNLKNLKNKITEELFEFTSLIFLDADDEKTAEKAGKEKTEKFIDDLMLEWNWKNYDKYIFPNNIEEKGEVEDFFEKIINKENSDIFDCWNSFEKCLLDKNKSYMIPAKKSKVYLYHEALIENKDNCKDSGRDFKDSKLWDLDCENNLYLKNLKEFLDKYLKVN; translated from the coding sequence ATGGAAAATATTAGGATATTTTGTGAGGGAGTTTCTGACCAAAGATTTTTAAGAGATTTCATTTTTCTAAACTATGATATAGAAATTTCTGATAAGCAATTGAAAAAAAATGAAATTATACATAATTTAGGAGGTTGGACAAATCTTAAAAATTTGAAAAATAAAATAACAGAAGAATTATTTGAATTCACCTCATTAATTTTTCTTGATGCAGATGATGAAAAAACAGCTGAAAAAGCTGGTAAAGAAAAAACTGAAAAATTTATTGATGATTTAATGTTGGAATGGAATTGGAAAAATTATGATAAATATATTTTCCCAAATAATATAGAAGAAAAAGGAGAAGTTGAAGATTTTTTTGAAAAAATTATAAACAAAGAAAATTCAGATATTTTTGATTGTTGGAACAGTTTCGAAAAATGTTTGTTAGACAAGAATAAAAGTTACATGATTCCTGCAAAAAAATCTAAAGTATATCTTTACCATGAAGCATTAATCGAAAACAAAGATAATTGTAAAGATTCTGGTAGAGATTTTAAGGATAGTAAACTTTGGGATTTAGATTGTGAAAATAATTTATACCTCAAAAATTTGAAAGAGTTTTTAGATAAATATTTAAAAGTAAATTAA
- a CDS encoding AAA family ATPase, whose protein sequence is MKNNHLKYLKIENFKKFDFLEVKDIGQFNLIVGDNNVGKTCLLEALLFDDNFIKWIHNLHQTLNIRGINYRTFLKGDLNSNLFEFPEKSYFKYLVKKNSPLNISYQKGDNQIEKLSIEYKNILELNSKDYLKRKDNYQFNNLRHWLKFYKNSKFEEIQFMYLDDIEINDFYWPFITFNLSYSNDLEDFLRTLDKKREEFIQKTNDLNYNHKQEIIKILNKIFNYELVDFHTTEHGYNGMISFASKSDNEYSAITQFGDGFQKIFRYIVEILYISSSNEKRLMIDEIDTGIHYSKMKEFCKNIIYLCKKFDIQIFATTHSLDFQKALITSIEQESISIKKLIKLIKLQENKDKSIKAITYPYNEFQYLVESETETR, encoded by the coding sequence ATGAAAAATAATCACCTAAAATATCTAAAAATAGAAAATTTCAAAAAATTTGATTTTTTGGAAGTAAAAGATATTGGACAATTTAATCTAATTGTTGGAGATAATAATGTTGGGAAAACTTGTTTACTTGAGGCATTACTATTCGATGATAATTTTATTAAATGGATACATAACCTTCATCAGACTTTAAATATTAGAGGTATTAATTATAGAACATTTCTCAAAGGTGATTTGAATTCCAATTTATTTGAATTTCCTGAAAAAAGTTATTTTAAATATTTAGTTAAAAAAAATAGTCCTTTAAATATTTCTTATCAAAAGGGAGATAATCAAATTGAAAAACTTTCTATTGAATATAAGAATATATTAGAATTAAATAGTAAAGATTATTTAAAAAGAAAGGATAATTATCAATTCAATAATTTACGTCATTGGTTGAAATTTTATAAAAATTCTAAATTTGAAGAAATACAATTTATGTATTTAGATGATATAGAAATTAATGATTTTTATTGGCCTTTTATAACATTTAACTTATCATATAGTAATGATTTAGAAGATTTTTTAAGAACACTGGATAAAAAAAGAGAAGAATTTATACAGAAAACAAATGATCTTAATTATAATCATAAGCAAGAGATTATCAAGATTTTAAATAAAATTTTCAACTATGAATTGGTTGATTTTCACACAACAGAACATGGTTATAATGGGATGATTAGTTTTGCTTCAAAATCAGACAATGAATATTCTGCCATAACTCAATTTGGAGATGGATTTCAAAAAATTTTCAGATACATTGTTGAGATTTTATATATAAGTAGTAGCAATGAAAAAAGATTAATGATTGACGAGATAGATACAGGTATTCATTATTCAAAAATGAAAGAATTTTGTAAAAACATAATCTACTTATGTAAAAAATTTGATATTCAAATTTTTGCAACAACTCATAGTTTAGATTTTCAAAAAGCTTTAATTACTTCAATTGAGCAAGAATCAATCTCTATAAAAAAACTTATAAAACTTATAAAATTACAAGAAAATAAAGATAAAAGTATAAAGGCAATTACTTATCCATATAATGAATTTCAATATTTAGTTGAATCAGAAACTGAAACCCGATAA
- a CDS encoding NADH-quinone oxidoreductase subunit NuoE family protein, with product MSETIAFKPETLEKVKQIIARYPEGKQKSALIPVLHIAQKEFGGWLDVPVMDYVASVLEITPIEVYEVATFYTMFNMQPVGKYVLEVCVTGPCMLRGSDDIVNYIKEKLGIKAGETTADGLFTLKPAECLGACGYAPMMQLGKFYHENLTKEKVDEILELCRQGQIALD from the coding sequence GTGAGCGAAACAATTGCTTTTAAACCAGAAACTTTAGAAAAAGTAAAACAAATCATTGCAAGATATCCAGAAGGAAAACAAAAATCTGCATTAATTCCTGTGCTTCACATAGCGCAGAAAGAATTTGGAGGTTGGTTAGACGTTCCTGTGATGGATTATGTAGCAAGTGTTTTAGAAATTACTCCAATAGAAGTGTATGAAGTAGCTACTTTCTACACCATGTTTAATATGCAACCTGTAGGAAAATACGTTTTAGAAGTTTGCGTTACAGGACCTTGTATGTTAAGAGGAAGTGATGATATCGTAAATTATATCAAAGAAAAATTAGGCATCAAAGCTGGCGAAACTACTGCAGATGGTTTATTTACTCTAAAACCTGCAGAATGTCTTGGAGCTTGCGGTTATGCACCAATGATGCAACTTGGAAAATTCTATCACGAAAATTTAACTAAAGAAAAAGTAGACGAAATCCTTGAGCTTTGCAGACAAGGACAAATCGCTTTGGATTAA
- a CDS encoding NADH-quinone oxidoreductase subunit D, whose product MKDNQLSNILNQYDAQEQVDGQLYTLNLGPTHPATHGIFQNVLTMDGERILHSEQTVGYIHRAFEKIAERRNFTQITTLTDRLNYCSAPINNIGWHMTVEKLLGIEMPKRVDYMRVIMMELARIADHLVCNSVIAVDTGALTGFTYVFQDREKIYDIYEQVCGARMTTNMGRIGGFDRDFTPKFHELLKDFLKTFPARFQEFSNLVERNRIFMDRTIGAGPISAERALNYSFVGPNLRAAGVDYDVRVASPYSSYQDFDFNIPIGTAGDTYDRFMVRQQEIWESLKIINQAYNNLPEGDFHADVPEFFLPEKAEVYNNMEALIYHFKIVMGETDIPAGEVYHSVEGGNGELGFYLVSDGGRTPYRLHFRRPCFIYYQAYPEMIKGAVISDAIVTMSSMNVIAGELDG is encoded by the coding sequence ATGAAAGACAATCAATTATCAAATATACTTAACCAATACGATGCTCAAGAGCAAGTAGATGGTCAATTATATACACTGAACCTCGGTCCTACTCACCCTGCTACACACGGAATTTTCCAAAATGTCTTAACCATGGATGGTGAGAGAATTCTTCATTCTGAACAAACCGTAGGTTATATTCACAGAGCTTTTGAAAAAATTGCTGAACGTAGAAATTTCACGCAAATTACCACTCTTACAGACCGTTTAAATTATTGCTCTGCACCTATCAATAACATTGGTTGGCACATGACAGTAGAAAAACTTCTTGGTATAGAAATGCCAAAAAGAGTAGATTACATGCGTGTTATCATGATGGAATTGGCTCGTATTGCAGACCACTTGGTTTGTAACTCCGTAATTGCTGTAGATACAGGAGCTTTAACTGGTTTCACCTACGTTTTCCAAGACAGAGAAAAAATTTACGATATCTACGAACAAGTTTGTGGCGCTAGAATGACTACAAACATGGGTAGAATTGGTGGTTTCGACAGAGATTTCACTCCTAAATTCCACGAATTATTAAAAGATTTCTTAAAAACTTTCCCTGCAAGATTCCAAGAATTTTCAAATTTAGTAGAAAGAAACAGAATCTTCATGGACAGAACCATCGGTGCTGGTCCTATCAGTGCAGAACGTGCATTAAACTACAGTTTTGTAGGCCCTAACTTAAGAGCTGCTGGTGTAGATTATGACGTAAGAGTCGCAAGTCCTTATTCATCATACCAAGATTTTGATTTCAATATTCCTATTGGTACTGCGGGTGATACTTATGATAGATTCATGGTTCGTCAACAGGAAATTTGGGAAAGTTTGAAAATCATTAACCAAGCTTATAATAATTTACCAGAAGGAGATTTCCATGCAGATGTACCAGAATTTTTCTTACCAGAAAAAGCAGAAGTATACAATAACATGGAAGCATTAATCTATCACTTCAAAATCGTGATGGGCGAAACTGATATTCCTGCTGGAGAAGTTTATCATTCTGTAGAGGGTGGAAACGGTGAACTTGGTTTCTATTTAGTAAGTGATGGCGGCAGAACTCCATACAGATTGCACTTTAGAAGACCTTGTTTTATCTATTATCAAGCGTATCCAGAAATGATTAAAGGTGCCGTAATCTCTGATGCAATCGTTACGATGAGTAGCATGAACGTGATTGCTGGAGAATTAGACGGATAA
- a CDS encoding NADH-quinone oxidoreductase subunit C: MTSEFVLEAINREFPEAVISSSEPYGFLTVEVKKEELKKVIHHLKESSLNFMFLTDICGIHYPDHKEKELGVIYHLHNLQENFRIRIKSFFPKDNAEVDSITDLYSGANWMERETYDFYGITFKGHPDLRVILNMEELGYHPLLKEYALEDGTRTDKDDSMFGR, translated from the coding sequence ATGACAAGCGAATTTGTTTTAGAAGCCATCAATAGAGAATTTCCAGAAGCAGTGATTTCTTCGTCTGAACCTTATGGATTTCTTACTGTAGAAGTAAAAAAAGAAGAGCTTAAAAAAGTGATTCATCACCTTAAAGAGTCTTCTCTTAATTTTATGTTCCTTACAGATATTTGTGGTATTCATTATCCAGACCATAAGGAGAAGGAACTTGGAGTAATCTATCACCTTCATAATTTACAAGAAAATTTTAGAATAAGAATCAAAAGCTTTTTCCCTAAGGATAACGCCGAGGTAGATTCTATTACAGACTTGTATTCAGGAGCCAATTGGATGGAAAGAGAAACATATGATTTCTACGGAATTACGTTTAAAGGTCACCCAGATTTAAGAGTTATTCTAAACATGGAAGAACTAGGTTATCACCCTCTTCTAAAAGAATATGCGCTAGAAGATGGAACCAGAACTGACAAAGACGACTCTATGTTCGGTAGATAA
- a CDS encoding NADH-quinone oxidoreductase subunit B, giving the protein MSDNKPVINTNAPAPPGIEGEGFFAGKLSDIIGMARKFSLWPLPFATSCCGIEFMATMAPNYDLSRFGAERMSFSPRQADILLVCGTISKKLAPVLKQVYTQMAEPRWVVAVGACASSGGIFDTYSVLQGIDKIIPVDVYVPGCPPRPEQILEGYMQVQALAENESLRRRDLPEYKALLESYGIK; this is encoded by the coding sequence ATGTCAGATAATAAACCTGTAATCAATACTAATGCACCTGCGCCTCCAGGAATAGAAGGTGAAGGTTTTTTCGCAGGAAAATTAAGCGATATTATTGGTATGGCGCGTAAGTTTTCGCTTTGGCCATTACCATTTGCTACTTCTTGTTGTGGTATCGAATTTATGGCAACTATGGCTCCTAACTATGATTTATCTAGATTCGGGGCAGAGAGAATGAGTTTCTCGCCAAGACAAGCAGATATCCTACTGGTTTGTGGTACTATTTCTAAAAAATTAGCTCCAGTTCTTAAACAAGTTTATACACAGATGGCAGAACCAAGATGGGTAGTTGCTGTAGGTGCTTGTGCAAGTAGCGGTGGTATTTTTGATACTTATTCTGTTTTACAAGGAATTGATAAAATTATTCCTGTAGATGTATATGTTCCAGGATGCCCACCAAGACCAGAACAAATTCTAGAAGGCTACATGCAAGTACAAGCTTTGGCAGAAAACGAAAGCTTAAGAAGAAGAGACTTACCAGAATACAAAGCTTTATTAGAAAGCTACGGAATTAAGTAA
- a CDS encoding NADH-quinone oxidoreductase subunit A: MNLPDNYIPVLIQAAVGLGFVLFTLYASHNWGPKRHTSGATKDDTFECGIEVEGNARTPFSVKYFLTAILFVLFDIEIVFFYPYAVNFKELGFEGFLAVTTFIAIFFIGFFYVLKRGALDWNK; the protein is encoded by the coding sequence ATGAATTTACCTGATAATTATATCCCTGTTCTTATTCAGGCGGCAGTAGGTTTAGGTTTTGTGTTATTTACTTTATACGCATCACACAATTGGGGTCCTAAAAGACACACTTCTGGAGCTACTAAAGATGACACTTTCGAGTGTGGAATTGAAGTAGAAGGAAATGCAAGAACTCCGTTTTCTGTAAAATATTTTCTTACCGCTATTTTATTCGTTTTATTCGACATAGAAATTGTTTTTTTCTATCCTTACGCTGTAAATTTTAAAGAATTAGGATTTGAAGGATTCCTTGCGGTAACTACTTTTATAGCAATCTTCTTCATAGGATTTTTCTATGTACTAAAACGTGGAGCTTTAGATTGGAATAAGTAA
- a CDS encoding GNAT family N-acetyltransferase produces the protein MSEVKIIQVTTEKQLSDFIKFPMNLYKNNQNYVPSLIKDEKSIWNKEENPALAYSEAKQFLAYRDDEIVGRIAVMINHKEAQELGIEKVRFGWLDFIDDEAVSKALIDTAIAYAKEKNIKKIEGPMGFTNLDKAGMLTFGFDRLATMIGIYNFNYYPKHLEKLGLVKEKEWVEFEIMFPDVLPDKVEKFSQLIAEKYQLKTIKFNSKEEILPLVEPMFKLLDETYKNLSTYTPITDEQILHYKEKYFGFIDKDYIICITDKDDKLISFAITMPSYSRALQKANGSLLPFGWYHLLNAGRKNERANFYLIGIHPEYQRRGVTAIIFKEIWKTFKKKGVKFLETNPELEENKNIQLLWQDYNPVNHKRRRTYTLEF, from the coding sequence ATGTCTGAAGTAAAAATCATTCAAGTTACTACCGAAAAACAATTATCAGATTTTATCAAATTTCCGATGAATCTGTACAAAAATAATCAAAATTATGTACCATCTTTAATCAAAGATGAGAAAAGCATTTGGAACAAAGAAGAAAACCCTGCTCTTGCTTATTCTGAAGCTAAGCAATTTTTGGCTTACAGAGATGATGAAATCGTAGGAAGAATTGCGGTGATGATTAATCACAAAGAAGCACAAGAACTTGGCATAGAAAAAGTAAGATTCGGGTGGTTAGATTTTATAGATGATGAAGCCGTTTCTAAAGCTCTCATTGATACTGCTATAGCTTATGCTAAAGAAAAAAATATCAAAAAAATAGAAGGACCGATGGGTTTTACCAATCTAGACAAGGCAGGAATGCTCACTTTCGGGTTTGACAGATTGGCAACGATGATTGGCATTTACAATTTCAACTATTATCCAAAACATTTAGAAAAATTGGGATTGGTGAAAGAAAAAGAATGGGTAGAATTCGAAATTATGTTTCCTGATGTTTTACCAGATAAAGTTGAAAAATTTAGCCAACTCATCGCAGAAAAATATCAACTAAAAACTATAAAATTCAATTCTAAAGAAGAAATTCTTCCTTTAGTAGAACCGATGTTTAAGTTACTAGACGAAACATACAAAAATCTTTCTACTTACACCCCTATTACCGATGAGCAAATCTTGCATTACAAAGAAAAATACTTCGGTTTTATAGACAAAGATTACATTATCTGCATCACGGATAAGGATGACAAGTTGATTTCTTTTGCGATTACCATGCCTTCATATTCTAGAGCTTTGCAAAAAGCCAATGGAAGTTTATTACCATTCGGGTGGTATCATTTACTAAACGCAGGCAGAAAAAACGAAAGAGCGAACTTTTATTTAATCGGGATTCATCCAGAATACCAAAGAAGAGGAGTAACTGCAATTATTTTCAAAGAAATTTGGAAAACTTTCAAGAAAAAAGGGGTGAAATTTTTAGAGACCAATCCAGAATTAGAAGAGAACAAAAACATCCAATTACTTTGGCAAGATTATAATCCTGTAAACCACAAGAGACGTAGAACTTACACTTTAGAATTTTAA
- a CDS encoding zinc metallopeptidase: MTGYYLILGALMLVSWLVSARLKSKFQHYSKVHLRNGMSGKEIAEKMLRDNGIHDVQVISVPGQLTDHYNPVNKTVNLSEGVYMQRNAAAAAVAAHECGHAVQHAVGYSMLQLRSKLVPLVNISSTLSQFVIFAGISVMIASRSIQNPQGNTTVLAIGVLLFAVTTLFAFITLPVEYDASKRALAWLENSGTLGREEHAAAEDSLKWAARTYVVAALGSLAQLLYWASMLFGGRRD; this comes from the coding sequence ATGACAGGTTATTATTTAATTTTAGGAGCGTTAATGCTCGTGAGTTGGTTGGTTTCGGCCAGATTGAAGTCGAAATTTCAACATTATTCCAAAGTCCATCTCAGAAATGGTATGTCTGGTAAAGAAATTGCCGAAAAAATGCTTCGCGATAATGGAATTCATGATGTGCAAGTGATTTCGGTTCCTGGTCAATTAACGGATCATTATAATCCAGTAAATAAAACAGTAAATCTTTCTGAAGGAGTTTACATGCAGAGAAATGCAGCAGCAGCAGCAGTTGCCGCTCACGAATGTGGTCATGCTGTACAACATGCAGTTGGTTACTCTATGTTGCAACTTCGGTCTAAATTGGTTCCGTTGGTAAATATTAGTTCTACGCTTTCTCAGTTTGTAATTTTTGCGGGGATTTCTGTGATGATTGCTTCTAGAAGTATTCAGAATCCGCAAGGGAATACTACAGTTTTGGCAATTGGTGTTTTACTTTTTGCGGTAACTACACTTTTTGCGTTCATCACTTTACCAGTAGAGTATGACGCGAGTAAAAGAGCGCTAGCTTGGTTAGAAAATTCAGGAACATTAGGTAGAGAAGAGCATGCTGCGGCTGAAGATTCACTAAAATGGGCGGCGAGAACTTATGTAGTAGCAGCACTTGGTTCATTAGCACAATTGCTTTATTGGGCATCAATGCTTTTCGGAGGAAGAAGAGATTAA